A single window of Alosa alosa isolate M-15738 ecotype Scorff River chromosome 11, AALO_Geno_1.1, whole genome shotgun sequence DNA harbors:
- the scamp5a gene encoding secretory carrier-associated membrane protein 5, protein MAENNFPPLPKFIPLRPCFYQDFEEIPDQRRTMCKRLYYLWILNSATLAVNLIGCLAWMCGGGGATNFGMAILWLILFTPCSYVCWFRPIYKAFKTDSSFNFMAFFFVFMAQVVISIIQCVGIPGWGVCGWLATITFFSTNVGSAVVMLIPTIMFTAMAVLSFIALTKVHNFYRGSGGSMSKAQEEWTTGAWKNPHVQQAAQQAAMGAAQGAMQGQQQQYSAAPTYNYDEPM, encoded by the exons ATGGCAG AAAACAACTTCCCACCTTTACCCAAGTTTATTCCTCTGAGGCCATGTTTTTATCAGGACTTCGAAGAGATCCCAGATCAGAGACGCACCATGTGCAAGCGCCTGTACTACCTGTGGATAC TGAACAGCGCTACTCTGGCGGTGAATCTGATTGGCTGCCTGGCGTGGATGTGCGGCGGGGGCGGGGCTACTAACTTTGGCATGGCTATCCTGTGGCTGATCCTCTTCACCCCCTGCTCCTATGTCTGCTGGTTCCGACCCATCTACAAGGCCTTCAA GACAGACAGCTCCTTCAACTTCATGGCGTTCTTCTTTGTGTTCATGGCCCAGGTGGTGATCAGCATCATCCAGTGTGTGGGCATCCCTGGCTGGGGAGTGTG TGGCTGGCTGGCCACCATCACCTTTTTTAGCACCAATGTGGGCTCTGCTGTGGTCATGCTGATCCCAACGATTATGTTCACGGCGATGGCTGTGCTCTCCTTCATCGCCCTCACTAAG gtccaTAACTTCTACCGTGGCAGCGGTGGCAGCATGAGCAAGGCGCAGGAGGAGTGGACCACGGGGGCCTGGAAGAACCCTCACGTTCAGCAGGCAGCGCAGCAGGCAGCTATGGGCGCCGCCCAGGGAGCCAtgcagggccagcagcagcagtactCCGCAGCTCCCACCTACAACTACGACGAGCCCATGTAG